A genomic region of Aspergillus oryzae RIB40 DNA, chromosome 1 contains the following coding sequences:
- a CDS encoding uncharacterized protein (predicted protein), translated as MGNHHSRVRSYSGSRNRSSTASMYDRHHDRRRQVTTNMHAKSAPVQAGNPDLWSPPPYTPQQPSNASAPRASSSGDSPYSFLREFDTVFLVDDSGSMRGSRWNEAADAIAAIAPVCTAHDQDGIDIYFLNYQHGGTDPKTGAYTNIKTADDVREIFYGVEPQGATPAGRRLRQILDPYLRRVEAIAAKGKDPSETVKPLNVITITDGVFTDDAESVIINAAKRLDKCNATPWQVGLQFFQIGDDKHAQEYLQMLDDDLGHKSKNEGMRDIVDTVPWRGDKGQTLSADGILKCVLGAVNRKYDKCNAFR; from the coding sequence ATGGGCAACCATCATTCACGAGTCCGAAGCTATTCCGGGTCTCGCAACCGGTCTAGTACTGCATCAATGTACGATCGACATCACGATCGACGTCGACAGGTTACAACCAATATGCACGCAAAAAGTGCACCTGTTCAAGCAGGGAATCCCGATCTCTGGTCCCCTCCTCCATACACACCACAGCAACCTTCAAATGCTTCGGCACCCAGGGCTTCGTCATCTGGAGATTCGCCTTACTCCTTCCTGCGCGAATTTGATACAGTATTTCTGGTGGATGACAGCGGTAGCATGAGGGGGAGTCGCTGGAACGAGGCTGCAGATGCTATTGCCGCCATCGCGCCCGTTTGTACCGCACATGACCAGGACGGTattgatatctatttcttGAACTATCAACACGGTGGAACTGATCCCAAAACCGGCGCATATACTAACATCAAGACGGCGGATGATGTCCGCGAGATTTTTTACGGCGTCGAGCCGCAAGGAGCAACTCCGGCTGGGCGCCGTTTGCGCCAAATCCTGGACCCATACCTTCGTCGCGTGGAGGCCATAGCAGCCAAAGGAAAGGACCCTAGCGAGACTGTGAAACCGCTTAAcgtcatcaccatcacagACGGGGTGTTCACTGATGATGCGGAAAGTGTTATCATCAACGCCGCCAAAAGGTTGGATAAATGCAATGCCACACCATGGCAGGTTGGCCTCCAGTTTTTCCAAATTGGGGATGACAAACACGCACAGGAATATCTGCagatgctggatgatgaCCTAGGCCACAAGTCAAAAAATGAGGGCATGCGAGATATCGTGGATACAGTGCCATGGAGGGGTGACAAGGGTCAGACGTTGAGCGCGGACGGAATTTTGAAATGCGTCCTCGGCGCTGTCAATCGCAAATATGACAAGTGCAACGCATTTCGCTAA